The window TGTCAATGAGGATTCCAATTATGATGAGTTTTTCTGGGAAGAAGTAGAGAAAAAAGTTGACGATAACAGCTGTTATTTAACCATGGGAACCAAAAAGCTAGGGTTTCAGTTATCATGTGCAATGACCTATGATATCTTAATTAATGGACAAAGGTCTGCATGCCAATATGGGACCCAATCCAAAGATAATTATGTAGGCTATGTCATTGAAAAAGTGGTAGGAAAAGATGAGACATTAACCCTTCTAAAATATTTTTCAGCTGTTTCTAATAGAGATTATGACAATGAAAAGCTTGCTATGAAAGCCGTAGAAGCAGTGAATAGAGCCCATACATCTGGCTATGAAAAGCTATTTGATGCGCATGTAGCCACATGGGAGGAGAAATGGCATAAGAATGATATTACCATCACAGGTGATGCCGAAGCCCAGCAAGGGATTCGATTTAATATTTTCCATTTGAATCAAACCTATACAGGTGAGGATCAGCGGTTGAATATTGGACCTAAAGGTTTTACAGGTGAAAAGTATGGCGGCAGTACATACTGGGATACAGAAGCTTATTGCTTGCCATTCTACTTAAGTACAGCGCCTAGTCACATTGCTAGGAATTTACTTATATACCGTTACAATCACTTAGAAAAAGCAAAAGAAAATGCTGCTCGTTTAGGCTTGAAAGGGGCACTTTATCCCATGGTGACCATGAATGGAGAAGAGTGTCATAATGAATGGGAGATTACCTTTGAAGAAATTCATAGAAACGGCGCCATTGCTTACGCCATCTATAACTATATTAACTATACAGGTGATAAAGGTTATTTAGCAGAGTATGGCATCGATGTCTTAGTGGAAATAAGCAGGTTTTGGGCAGATCGTGTGACGTATAACCCTCGAAAAGAGCAATACATGATTCTAGGGGTAACGGGTCCTAATGAATATGAAAACAACGTTAACAATAACTGGTACACCAATACCATTGCCTCTTGGACAATGGAATATACGCAAGAAGCTCTTGCTTATCTGAAAGAAGAACATCCTGAGACCTGTGAGGATGCCATAAAACGCCTTGCACTGAAGGATGAAGAGATAAAAAAATGGCAAGATATTATCCAGAAGATGTATTATCCTATTATTGAAGATGAAGGTGTTTTTGCTCAACAAGATGGTTATATGGATAAAGAACAGATACTTGTTGAAGAGTTAGACAAAAGGCATTTACCTCTTAATCAAAAATGGTCATGGGATCGTATTTTGAGGTCTTGCTTTATTAAGCAAGCAGATGTATTACAAGGGATCTATTTCTTCAATGAGCGTTATGATTTAGAGACCATCAAACGTAATTTTGATTTTTATGAGCCAAGAACAGTACATGAATCATCCCTATCACCTTGTATCTATGGCATTATCGCAAGTCAATTAGGCTATGAGGAAAAAGCTTATGGGTTATACTTAAGAACAGCAAGACTTGATTTGGATAATTATAATCATGACACGGAAGACGGCCTTCATATTACAAGTATGGCAGGAACATGGATGTCTGTTGTCCATGGTTTTGGCGGGCTTAAAGTGGTGAATAACACCTTGCATCTAGCACCATTTCTACCTCAATTATGGAAGAAATACTCTTTTAGAGTTGTCTTTAGAGATTGTTTGATAAAAGTAACGGTAGATGACCGTGTAACCATCTGCTTAGAGGATGGAGAAGCACTCTCCATTATGGTATATGACCAACATATTGAGGTGACAAGGGACCAAGCCATCACATTATAAAATAACGCGTATCAAAACTTTAGCCAATTCCTCTTAGGTAGCGAGGGTAGCGTTTTGATACGCGCTTTTTATTTAGTGGAATCCCGTTCAACTAATTTCGTATTAATGATATAGTTATTTGTTTCAATGGCTTCTTTTTCAATCTGTGATATAAGGAGCTTAGAGGCAAACATACCCAACTTTTCAGCATTAATATCAACAGAAGTTATACTAGGGGTTTTATATTGAGATAACAACGTATTGTTAAATCCAACTAAAGAAACTTGGTCAAGATTTTTTTCATGAAGAGCACGCTGGACACCAAATGCAATTAAATCATCGGTTGTTACAATGGCATCTGGTTGTTTATAACCCAGTATATCCATTGTGGCTTCGTAAGCTGCTTCTTCTGTATAATCTTTCTCATATATGAGGTTAAGGTCCATGTCTATACCATTGGATTTTAAAGCTTTGAGATAGCCTAGCAAGCGGTATTTGGTTACTTTAAACTCATGAGAACCGCCAATAAAACCAATGGTTTTCTTCCCTTTTTTAATCAGCATATCCACAACATCAAACATGGCATTCACATTATCATTATCTACCCAATAGGTAAGTTTTTCGTCATCTGGTCGACCTATCACAACAAAGGGATGCTTTTTTTCTTGTAAAAAAGCAATACGCTTATCATTATCTTTTACCGTAGTCAGTATAATACCGTCTACCCATTTACTCCCTACAAGGTCCGTTAATACATCCACCTCATCTTCCTCTATTTCAGCGTGCGTAAAGAGAATGTAATAGCCTTTTTTCTTAGCGTATGCGCTAATGCCACGCATGGCTTGAACAAAAAATGGGTTAAGTAAGAGATCTGAATCTGAACCAGGTAATAAAAGCCCGATCGTATGTGTTGTTTGGTTTGTTAGACTACGTGCAATAAGATTTGGTTGGTAATTGAGTTCTGCCATTGCTGCACGAACACGTTCCTTGGTAGCATCGCTGATGCGAGAGTTATCTGAGATAACACGTGATACAGTCGAGGGGGAAACGTTTGCACGGTTGGCAACATCTTTGATTGTCACAGGCATGAGTACACATCCTTTTTATTTCATTTTGTACAAACATTATAGCGTACTAAAGAAACAAAAGCAAGGAAAATGCTTGCCAAGCTTCCATTATAACAACATTTGTGGACAGTTAATAAATTAAAGCTTGGTTTAACATGATTTTTTT is drawn from Vallitalea pronyensis and contains these coding sequences:
- a CDS encoding glycoside hydrolase family 65 protein → MKEYFKIDEWLIIEDGFDPDYNRVAESAMSLGNGHMGMRGNFEETYSGDSLRGTYYAGIYYPDKTKVGWWKNGYPEWFAKVLNGTNVLGIGVHINGLELDLATCEVYDFKRVLNMQHGYLERSFIAVDKNNHKTQVSSKRFLSMADSEIGAIAYSVKPLNYTGTIKLTPYLDGKVVNEDSNYDEFFWEEVEKKVDDNSCYLTMGTKKLGFQLSCAMTYDILINGQRSACQYGTQSKDNYVGYVIEKVVGKDETLTLLKYFSAVSNRDYDNEKLAMKAVEAVNRAHTSGYEKLFDAHVATWEEKWHKNDITITGDAEAQQGIRFNIFHLNQTYTGEDQRLNIGPKGFTGEKYGGSTYWDTEAYCLPFYLSTAPSHIARNLLIYRYNHLEKAKENAARLGLKGALYPMVTMNGEECHNEWEITFEEIHRNGAIAYAIYNYINYTGDKGYLAEYGIDVLVEISRFWADRVTYNPRKEQYMILGVTGPNEYENNVNNNWYTNTIASWTMEYTQEALAYLKEEHPETCEDAIKRLALKDEEIKKWQDIIQKMYYPIIEDEGVFAQQDGYMDKEQILVEELDKRHLPLNQKWSWDRILRSCFIKQADVLQGIYFFNERYDLETIKRNFDFYEPRTVHESSLSPCIYGIIASQLGYEEKAYGLYLRTARLDLDNYNHDTEDGLHITSMAGTWMSVVHGFGGLKVVNNTLHLAPFLPQLWKKYSFRVVFRDCLIKVTVDDRVTICLEDGEALSIMVYDQHIEVTRDQAITL
- a CDS encoding LacI family DNA-binding transcriptional regulator; amino-acid sequence: MPVTIKDVANRANVSPSTVSRVISDNSRISDATKERVRAAMAELNYQPNLIARSLTNQTTHTIGLLLPGSDSDLLLNPFFVQAMRGISAYAKKKGYYILFTHAEIEEDEVDVLTDLVGSKWVDGIILTTVKDNDKRIAFLQEKKHPFVVIGRPDDEKLTYWVDNDNVNAMFDVVDMLIKKGKKTIGFIGGSHEFKVTKYRLLGYLKALKSNGIDMDLNLIYEKDYTEEAAYEATMDILGYKQPDAIVTTDDLIAFGVQRALHEKNLDQVSLVGFNNTLLSQYKTPSITSVDINAEKLGMFASKLLISQIEKEAIETNNYIINTKLVERDSTK